In a single window of the Osmerus eperlanus chromosome 2, fOsmEpe2.1, whole genome shotgun sequence genome:
- the ramp2 gene encoding receptor activity-modifying protein 2 isoform X2, translating to MLLFSDMRGAFGFFWLFLSVLYDSSHGDSDFKTRCWKKNYTYCEKYCEYCANKTLEDCYSLFLDHYYLIFVQSMTLLNSTEWCIWNNVRSHYNHFTLGTENSADCMQIPWPNSQVEHYFVEIHSLFFKDCPTEALSDPPPGIVFALVMTPICLIPVMVILVVLKTKNGDGSS from the exons ATGCTCCTTTTCTCTGACATGAGGGGAGCGTTCGGTTTCTTTTGGCTGTTCCTTTCCGTCCTGTATG ATTCCAGCCATGGAGATAGTGACTTCAAGACAA GATGTTGGAAAAAGAACTATACTTACTGTGAAAAGTACTGTGAATACTGTGCTAACAAAACACTAGAGGATTGTTATTCTCTATTTTTGGATCACTATTACTTAATATTTGTTCAGTCCATGACTCTGCTTAACAGTACTGAATGGTGCATCTGGAACAACGTGAGGAG CCACTATAACCATTTCACCTTGGGCACAGAGAATTCAGCCGACTGCATGCAGATCCCCTGGCCTAACTCCCAGGTGGAGCACTACTTTGTGGAGATCCACTCCCTTTTCTTCAAGGACTGTCCCACAGAGGCATTGAGTGACCCCCCTCCCGGCATCGTCTTTGCCCTGGTGATGACCCCCATCTGTCTTATCCCTGTCATGGTCATTCTGGTGGTGCTCAAAACCAAGAACGGAGATGGGAGCTCCTGA
- the ramp2 gene encoding receptor activity-modifying protein 2 isoform X1, which produces MRASCCFLEASCEKVEICNLFPPGKDKAVSGNMTDINSSCFLLILLWATCSIAAGLVDKLEVHQATTPGPFLTTNKVLYISNSSHGDSDFKTRCWKKNYTYCEKYCEYCANKTLEDCYSLFLDHYYLIFVQSMTLLNSTEWCIWNNVRSHYNHFTLGTENSADCMQIPWPNSQVEHYFVEIHSLFFKDCPTEALSDPPPGIVFALVMTPICLIPVMVILVVLKTKNGDGSS; this is translated from the exons ATGAGAGCTTCCTGTTGTTTTTTAGAGGCTTCCTGTGAAAAGGTTGAGATATGTAATCTGTTTCCACCAGGGAAGGACAAAGCAGTGTCAGGCAACATGACAGACATTAATTCTTCATGTTTTCTGTTGATTCTCCTATGGG CAACATGCAGTATAGCTGCTGGGCTGGTTGATAAACTTGAAGTGCACCAAGCCACCACACCAG GGCCTTTCTTGACTACCAACAAAGTCCTCTATATTTCCA ATTCCAGCCATGGAGATAGTGACTTCAAGACAA GATGTTGGAAAAAGAACTATACTTACTGTGAAAAGTACTGTGAATACTGTGCTAACAAAACACTAGAGGATTGTTATTCTCTATTTTTGGATCACTATTACTTAATATTTGTTCAGTCCATGACTCTGCTTAACAGTACTGAATGGTGCATCTGGAACAACGTGAGGAG CCACTATAACCATTTCACCTTGGGCACAGAGAATTCAGCCGACTGCATGCAGATCCCCTGGCCTAACTCCCAGGTGGAGCACTACTTTGTGGAGATCCACTCCCTTTTCTTCAAGGACTGTCCCACAGAGGCATTGAGTGACCCCCCTCCCGGCATCGTCTTTGCCCTGGTGATGACCCCCATCTGTCTTATCCCTGTCATGGTCATTCTGGTGGTGCTCAAAACCAAGAACGGAGATGGGAGCTCCTGA